The stretch of DNA GTATAATGTAGCTACAAACGGCCAGTATGTCTGTGTCAGCTATGTGTCGCGGCGCGGTCGTGCTGCCGCTGTGGCTGCGGCGCGTGGGCAGTCATGACGCCCGTGTCAACGCGTCCGTTATACATTCTCACGAAGACGGCGGGAAGGATGACGTAGCGATCGATTACGCAAAGTGCTTACAACTAAAAGTCAAAGCTGCGACACGGCCATACTGACTTGCGTACGTTCTCGTTCGCCAAGAATTACAtagacttttgaatcgtcaaatgcatctaccactggtcctAAATGCCTTTCCAAGAACACTCAGCAAGAAGCTCgcggttgctctttccaaaGATACCTCTGTTATAGGACTACCCGGAAGTGATGCAAGCACATCGCGACAACCGGAACTACGTGAAGTGGAACCTGGAGAGCACGGCGCGAGGGCTGGCGCGGGACTTCCCCACGCAACACATACTGGTTGTGAGACCCGCTAGGTAAAAACAACTATTAACTACAATGGTATGCATATAAATACAACTTGTTATAACTCTTGCCATTATAAAATCATTCCTAACTTTTGACCATTCGTCAATATAGAAACCTAGTACCTGCGTATGTAATAGGTATAATGCCTACAAATTGAGAACTCACTCACCATTTTATAActggcatgtcaaaagtacaatttCAGTCCTTATGTTAAAGGTGAACAGTACTTTTGACAGACAGTAGacacagagttaaaatggcgagtgattTCTCAGTTCTACGGACTATATTATTCAATTTAACAAAGTAAACAATCAAAAACCTTAATTTTGTCTGAATGTTTTACTCCAAGTTCAAAATACTTAATTCGCCCATGCCGAATGTACGTTAGGCTTGCAATATGCGTTCTCATTGTGTCGATAACtgtaaataattgtaaattgtaTGACTCATTGTATGAGGTATAAGCTAATTGCTAGCTAAGCTAGTAAGTTAGTATAATTAGTAGGGATTCTGTATGTTTACCTCCAATGCAGTATTTTCCGTGGATTGCAGGATAGAGTACAAAAGCTTCAGCTGCTACGACAACTTCGTTCCTAGCAACAACGCGGGCGTACCCGACCATACTCCCACCCATAACGCGCTGCACCATCTCGAAAGGTAAATAgatttctgatttaatcacataaactccaaacatagctctctccatcgcctgcTAAATGACTgagttttgacgtgacaacgtcttataattcgatagagccggctgcacgcactaaaaacatgcggcgttacctcgctctgaggcgttccatgtaaggcttgaagtgcaagcgagagcgcggaacgagcgacaaagaagcacaatcggcctttgttgtcacgttcaactatcgtcagtaaaccgactttacagacaaccaatttttttttttattaggccTATAGTTAACAAACATGTCTTGGAgccatatgtcatcactggcaacacaaACTTTTCGatgactttggtcttcaagcactgaggaatttcaGTGAAGTTGGATACATCTAATTCGATTGTTATTGAATCATTTGATTGTTATTCGAATGATTCGATTGTGAATCGTCCAGCGCTAGTAGAGATTTATCTGTTTTGGCGGGTCTATTTGTCCGTTGTAGATCAATGACCTGCGAGCATAAagtggagtttttttttttattcactataggtaagcgcttgaccacaatcacacctgatggaaagtgatgatgtggtctaagatgggacgcgtttacctagaaggtgcctattcactcttgttttaaactTTGTTTATTGTgttgtgtttttgtttgttgtgtTGTGTGTGTTGTTGTGTTGTTTAGTTGTTTCGTATGTAGGTTGCTGCAGAGTGTGAGCAGCAGACTAAAGTCGATGCCCACCGCGGAGCTGTTGGAGGCAGTGTCGTGCGTCTCGCTGCCGGAGGACATCGACATAGAAGAGTTACATGTAAGTATTTCTCAGGAATATAATGTAGGCTAGTCATATTAGATTTTTCTGGTTATAATTACCGATAATTCCGAACcgagcctccgctgtctgtctgtctctctgtcagcgggttgtatatCATGAAGATATTTTCGCAGAGAaattttctattgccgctataagtataacagcaaataataaaaacttcaaaatgacTTCCATGCATATTAGTAAAAaggtgttatatcttgtacaatggtagggaacccttcgtgtgcagtccgactcgcacttgagcaGTTTCTCGTTTCATCACGTCTAAATCAGTGATAGTAAACTAACCTATTTAACTAATTGTTAAAtacattgatattattatattataatcatttaGTTTGAAGTGTTAGTAAAAACACTCATGAAAAGTATAAATGGTTACTCTATTGTACGCGACTTTGAGGTGGGGGACGCCTCGCTCACTCGCAGCAGGGTGTGCAGGCCTTCCCAACCTGTTTACCCTCTCAACCAGTCGCGCACTATtctactcggtcaagctaagtttgcacattgcgtcgattacgtcacactgacgcttaCATACGGTATACGAACCGTCCTGACGCGACatgacgaccgcggggaggtgagcggggaagtgggagaggcgccgcattccagcgaggtgcaaacttagcgcgaccggGTTATGGTCCGATTCGCTAGTAAAGTTGGAAATGTGAACTCAACAGAACGCGTCAATCCACCGCTCGGGCTCGGCGCACGCGAACGGGTCCGCGGCGCACGGCCCCCACGCCGCGCACACGCCGTGAGTAGGTTTAGTTCCAATGGATGTTGTGGTACTATCTAACATTACTGTAGAGCCTTGTCAATCTGGGCGATCTAACTTAGGGCGCCCTCCACGGTAACTTTTAAAGCGATTCAGTGACGATACAGTCGCGATACTGCCGCTAGACGTATACCTTCGCTCACTTGATTGAATGATTTTGCACCGCTACTATCGCTTTACAGAATCGATACAAACCTGAACTAgcatcaataataaataatcgataCAGTCGTGCCACCGTCCCGTCCTCCCCTCTGCTCTTTTTGTGCCCGATGTCTCGAAACAGTCGCGCGATTGTAGCGATACAGAAGAGATACCGAAttaatactatacctactaatattgtgCGGTGTACCACTACTGAACCCCTACTGTCGCGTGTTACAAATGCAACTAACGGCCAAAAGTAGCGACGCAGACGCGCGTTAACGGGAAATCGCTGCAAAAAGTCGCCGTGAGCGACTTCCCTTAGGGCTCACGCGAGTATGATTCTTGTTTTTTTCCGTATCGTCATTTTTCATGATTTGTGATATTTTAACGGCGGCAATGGTTCAAAGTGACCGTGTTCACGTATCACTAAAGGAGAAAATGACGGATACGATTTTTGTGGCGGATCGACGCCCCGCACACTTCAGTAAATTTGATTGACTTAAGATGTTTAAAATCTGATTACAAAAACATTCTAAAAGTCTATTTGTCTAGAATACGTTTTTCGTGTTCGTGAAAGAAATGTATTGTTACGTGTCGTAATTACAGAGATCTGGAGCCACTGTGGTGGCGGGAAAAATTGGCGCTTGACGAGTGCTCTCTAACCCTGGTGGGGTTCAGCAAGGGCTGCGTGGTGCTCAACCAGCTCATCTACGAGTTCCACTACACCAAGACCCTCACTCCTGGAGACGCGCATATGATGAGGTGGGTCAAGTGATGTGGCTATACATTCCACCAACCAGCTGTAGTGGCAGTGCGCAAAACCGTGACCTCACTCTTTAAGGCtcccactgaaaaccagcgctgcagcttgctgcagcattatgctgagtgggagacctatatttggtcacatgtgacattttaattttactatatattaacttataagtataatattattaggtagatattcattcaattaattttaagacatattgtattgtaatgtgatgtagtgatcaaataaaaaagttttctttaatttctttctttctttcaaaactGTAACTAAAATTGCGTCCACAGTTCGTGATATCCATCAAAACGTTACAATAGGGATGGTGCCtattagtcaaatcagcaactttttattcaaCGTCATAAGTCATAACGCTCGTTcagtatgggagcttgtatgaaatgtaTCGATGTGAGGTcacatttgacgtacttttttagtagCCCTGTTCGAACCTTGGGAACAGCTTTAGAGAGACAAAAGTATAGTGTATAGTAATTGCAGGTTCATGTCGCGCATCGAGGACATGTACTGGCTGGACGGCGGCCACGCGGGCGGCAAGAACACCTGGATCACTTCCCGCAGCCTGCTGGAGACACTCACCAGGCTCGGTATGGCtttcacatcatcatcatcagtctgtggacgtccactgttggacataggccttccctaaataGTGCCACCACAGCCGGTCTTCAGCCTtactcatccagccacttcccgccagctgctttatatcgtcggtccatagtgctggagggcgtcccacacgaTGGCGGGTGGCTTTCATATAGTGTATAGTCATTGCAGGTTGCAGATATGAGACTTCATGCTACACTTTTTAAAACTGAATGTATGTGT from Maniola jurtina chromosome 10, ilManJurt1.1, whole genome shotgun sequence encodes:
- the LOC123868757 gene encoding mitochondrial protein C2orf69 homolog, producing the protein MYRYNVATNGQYVCVSYVSRVSGAAMLPLRLRRVGGHDGRVNDVLFHPPAKPPASHSSPPAAHALVFFGGDVQDYPEVMQAHRDNRNYVKWNLESTARGLARDFPTQHILVVRPARIEYKSFSCYDNFVPSNNAGVPDHTPTHNALHHLERLLQSVSSRLKSMPTAELLEAVSCVSLPEDIDIEELHNASIHRSGSAHANGSAAHGPHAAHTPDLEPLWWREKLALDECSLTLVGFSKGCVVLNQLIYEFHYTKTLTPGDAHMMRFMSRIEDMYWLDGGHAGGKNTWITSRSLLETLTRLDVNIFVHVSPYQVQDSGRPWIGREEKAFTGLLSKLGAKVRRYLHSQSSAPHSLHMHFDVLANFKSMQDSAPHALPDVSDDEP